A stretch of Vibrio sp. B1FLJ16 DNA encodes these proteins:
- a CDS encoding efflux RND transporter periplasmic adaptor subunit, whose amino-acid sequence MNSSSIKIATIALLVGGALGFCISHFNSGMSHELNAAESSASNSSNDPLYWVAPMDPNYKRDKPGKSPMGMDLIPVYAEDLAGEADKPGTVKIDPSVENNLGVKTAQVSLEKLSPRIETVGYIAFDESQLWQTNVRVAGWVEKLHINAVGEKVQKGNVLFTLYSPELVKAQEELLNAYRTGRSGLVKGATERLVTLGVDRSQIDAIKKRGKASQTIEIKAPEDGIIASLNVREGGYLSPAQAVISAGPLENVWVDAEVFERQAHWMKADSDATMTLDAIPGKSWQGNVDYVYPILDPKTRTLRVRLKFPNPNGELKPNMFANITLQPVSETAVLTIPRASVIRSGGMTRVVLAEGDGKYRSTRIEVGREADDRTEVLEGLSQGDRIVTSAHFMLDSESSQTADLSRISAPQEPTAVTAWAKGEITDVMKDHRMLTINHQPVPEWDWPGMVMNFTFADGVELGDLQKGQMIEFEMKKTESGQYEIIDDKADGSVVASDMWLTGDVSMLMADFGMITLNHMPVAEWNWDAGEMNFTVGDEVNLSGFTEGQKVRFLIEKQGSDYLLKQLEAAED is encoded by the coding sequence ATGAACTCGAGTTCTATCAAAATCGCAACTATCGCTTTACTGGTGGGTGGTGCTTTAGGGTTTTGCATCAGCCACTTTAATTCCGGAATGAGTCACGAACTGAATGCGGCTGAAAGCAGCGCTTCGAACAGTTCAAACGATCCGCTCTACTGGGTCGCGCCAATGGACCCGAACTACAAACGAGACAAACCGGGTAAATCGCCGATGGGGATGGACTTGATCCCCGTATACGCTGAAGACCTCGCAGGCGAAGCCGACAAACCAGGTACGGTCAAAATCGATCCTTCTGTAGAGAACAATCTCGGGGTAAAAACCGCGCAAGTGTCATTAGAGAAGTTATCTCCGCGTATTGAAACGGTCGGTTATATCGCCTTCGATGAAAGTCAGTTATGGCAAACCAACGTGCGAGTTGCAGGCTGGGTGGAAAAACTTCACATCAATGCTGTGGGTGAAAAAGTCCAAAAAGGCAATGTCCTGTTTACACTCTACTCACCAGAACTGGTGAAAGCACAGGAAGAACTGCTCAATGCGTATCGTACGGGCCGGAGCGGTTTAGTTAAAGGGGCAACCGAGCGATTGGTCACGCTCGGTGTGGATCGTTCTCAAATCGATGCTATCAAGAAACGCGGTAAAGCATCCCAAACCATCGAGATTAAAGCACCGGAAGACGGAATCATCGCCAGCTTAAATGTGCGCGAAGGCGGTTATTTATCACCAGCGCAAGCCGTTATCAGTGCCGGTCCGTTAGAAAATGTCTGGGTAGATGCTGAAGTTTTTGAGCGTCAGGCACACTGGATGAAAGCTGACAGCGACGCGACGATGACATTAGACGCCATTCCGGGTAAATCGTGGCAAGGTAACGTGGATTACGTCTATCCGATTCTTGATCCTAAAACCCGGACTCTGCGCGTTCGTCTCAAATTTCCTAACCCGAACGGCGAGCTTAAGCCGAACATGTTTGCCAACATCACACTGCAACCCGTGAGTGAAACCGCCGTGCTGACCATTCCGAGAGCCTCCGTTATCCGATCAGGTGGTATGACCCGCGTTGTATTGGCTGAAGGTGATGGAAAGTACCGCTCAACCCGAATTGAAGTGGGACGCGAAGCCGATGACAGAACAGAAGTCTTAGAAGGCCTCAGCCAGGGCGACCGAATCGTCACCTCCGCTCACTTCATGCTGGATTCAGAATCCAGCCAGACGGCCGATCTCTCCCGAATCTCTGCACCGCAAGAGCCAACAGCGGTCACCGCCTGGGCGAAGGGTGAAATTACTGATGTGATGAAAGACCATCGTATGCTGACCATAAACCACCAGCCCGTACCAGAATGGGACTGGCCGGGAATGGTGATGAATTTTACCTTCGCTGATGGTGTTGAACTGGGCGATTTACAAAAAGGTCAAATGATCGAATTCGAAATGAAAAAAACCGAATCTGGTCAGTACGAAATTATTGATGACAAAGCAGATGGCAGCGTCGTTGCTTCAGACATGTGGTTAACCGGTGACGTCAGTATGCTGATGGCAGATTTTGGCATGATCACACTAAACCACATGCCAGTTGCCGAGTGGAATTGGGATGCAGGGGAAATGAACTTTACGGTGGGTGACGAAGTCAATCTGTCTGGTTTTACAGAGGGGCAGAAAGTTCGGTTTCTGATCGAAAAGCAAGGCTCTGACTACCTTCTAAAACAACTAGAAGCGGCTGAGGACTAA
- a CDS encoding efflux RND transporter permease subunit, producing the protein MIGAIIRWSINNRFMVLIATLVIVVSGLYSVKNTPVDAIPDLSDVQVIIKTSYPGQAPQVVEDQVTYPLTTAMLAVPGAETVRGYSFFGDSYVYIIFNDDTDMYWARSRVLEYLSQVAPKLPPSAKPTLGPDATGVGWVYSYVLQDKTGQHDLAELRSYQDWFLKYELQTVDGVSEVATVGGMVKQYQIQIDPAKLRAYNLTLQQVNMAIQNGNQETGASVVEVAEAEHMVRTTGYLTSIEDIESLPLKVTDKGTPLLLGDIADINLGPQMRRGISELNGEGEAVGGVIVMRFGENASEVISNVKDKLNDLKRSLPDGVEIVPTYDRSTLIDAAVENLWKKLAEEFIVVAIVCALFLFHIRSSLVIALSLPVGILAAFIVMHWQGINANIMSLGGIAIAIGAMVDGAIVMIENVHKHIERTPLTDKNRWQVIGKAAEEVGAPLFFSLLIITLSFVPVFALEGQEGKMFSPLAFTKTYAMASAAALAITLVPVLMGYFIRGKVLPEHKNPVNRGLVALYRPLLNMSLNYPKTMIVLAIALLASAYYPTSKLGSEFIPPLDEGDLMYMPTTYPGISIGKARELLQQTNKLIKTVPEVKSVWGKIGRAETATDPAPLTMIETVIQFKPRDEWREGVTTESLRKEFDNLVQFPGLTNAWVMPIKTRIDMLATGIKTPIGIKIAGPDLKEIEKIGAQLEPILNNVTGTSSVYAERVAGGRYVTIDIRRRAAARYGLSIKDVQQVVSTAVGGMNVGETIEGLERYPINVRYPQDYRDSVMKLQNLPLVTPNGARIALADVADIRYEDGPPMIKTENARPNGCVFVDIEGRDLGSYVVEAQQAVAEQLVMPAGYSLAWSGQYEYMERAKERLSVVVPITIAIIMLLLYFSFRRIGEVLIIMLTLPLAMVGGLWLMHYLGYNFSIAVGVGFIALAGVAVEIGVIMLVYLNQAWHHKKIDAEEKQQPLHPKDLTNAIREGAGLRVRPVMMTVLTVIIGLIPIMYGEGTGSEVMQRIAAPMIGGMASALLLTLLVLPAIFKLWKQRELKLTQRSEK; encoded by the coding sequence ATGATTGGAGCAATTATTCGTTGGTCAATCAATAACCGTTTCATGGTATTGATAGCCACATTAGTCATCGTAGTGTCCGGATTATACAGCGTTAAAAATACCCCTGTGGATGCGATTCCTGACCTGTCTGACGTACAGGTAATCATCAAAACCAGCTATCCGGGTCAGGCACCGCAAGTGGTTGAGGATCAGGTAACCTATCCCTTAACGACAGCAATGCTGGCCGTTCCCGGAGCTGAAACGGTACGCGGTTACTCATTCTTCGGAGACTCGTACGTTTATATCATTTTCAACGATGATACTGACATGTACTGGGCAAGATCGCGGGTTTTGGAATACCTGAGTCAGGTTGCGCCCAAATTACCACCAAGTGCAAAACCGACCTTAGGTCCAGATGCAACGGGTGTGGGCTGGGTTTACAGTTACGTATTGCAAGACAAAACAGGTCAACACGATCTCGCAGAACTTCGCAGCTATCAGGATTGGTTCCTAAAGTATGAGCTGCAAACTGTCGATGGTGTATCTGAGGTAGCGACGGTTGGCGGCATGGTGAAGCAATACCAGATCCAGATCGATCCGGCTAAGTTACGTGCCTACAACCTCACTTTACAGCAAGTGAACATGGCTATTCAGAACGGCAACCAAGAAACGGGCGCATCCGTGGTGGAAGTTGCCGAAGCGGAACACATGGTTCGTACTACGGGTTACTTAACCAGTATCGAAGACATTGAATCACTGCCGCTGAAAGTCACCGACAAAGGCACACCTTTGTTGTTGGGTGACATTGCCGACATCAACCTAGGGCCACAAATGCGTCGTGGTATCTCTGAGCTCAATGGCGAAGGAGAAGCCGTCGGTGGCGTGATCGTGATGCGATTCGGTGAGAACGCAAGTGAAGTGATCAGCAACGTCAAAGATAAGCTCAACGACCTGAAACGGAGTCTCCCTGATGGTGTAGAAATCGTTCCGACGTACGACCGCTCAACATTGATTGATGCCGCGGTTGAAAACCTCTGGAAGAAACTGGCGGAGGAGTTCATTGTCGTAGCCATCGTGTGTGCGTTGTTCTTGTTCCACATTCGTTCTTCTTTAGTGATCGCGCTCAGTTTGCCTGTTGGTATCTTAGCGGCGTTTATTGTTATGCATTGGCAAGGTATTAACGCCAACATCATGTCACTGGGCGGGATTGCCATTGCCATCGGGGCAATGGTGGACGGCGCGATTGTGATGATAGAAAACGTCCATAAGCATATTGAACGTACCCCACTTACTGACAAAAACCGCTGGCAGGTGATAGGAAAAGCCGCTGAAGAAGTTGGTGCGCCCCTGTTCTTCTCACTGCTGATAATCACCCTGAGCTTTGTTCCGGTATTCGCGCTGGAAGGCCAGGAAGGCAAGATGTTCTCTCCTCTCGCCTTCACCAAAACCTACGCGATGGCATCAGCAGCAGCACTGGCTATTACTCTCGTGCCTGTTCTGATGGGTTACTTCATTCGGGGCAAAGTACTCCCTGAACACAAAAACCCGGTTAACCGTGGCCTAGTCGCACTTTATCGCCCGCTGTTAAATATGAGCTTAAACTATCCAAAGACGATGATCGTATTGGCTATAGCTCTATTGGCATCCGCTTATTACCCTACCAGTAAGCTTGGTAGCGAGTTCATCCCACCACTGGATGAAGGTGATTTAATGTACATGCCGACCACCTATCCCGGCATTTCGATTGGTAAAGCTCGCGAGTTGCTTCAGCAAACCAACAAACTGATTAAAACCGTACCGGAAGTAAAAAGCGTATGGGGCAAGATTGGTCGTGCAGAAACCGCAACGGACCCGGCACCGCTGACGATGATCGAAACTGTTATTCAGTTCAAACCTCGTGATGAGTGGCGTGAGGGTGTCACTACCGAGTCGTTACGTAAAGAGTTTGATAATTTAGTGCAGTTCCCGGGGCTGACCAATGCCTGGGTAATGCCAATTAAGACACGTATCGACATGCTGGCGACCGGGATCAAAACGCCTATCGGGATAAAGATCGCAGGCCCCGATCTCAAAGAGATCGAAAAGATTGGTGCTCAACTGGAGCCTATTCTTAACAACGTCACTGGTACCTCATCGGTTTATGCTGAGCGCGTTGCTGGCGGTCGCTACGTCACCATCGATATCAGACGTCGCGCGGCAGCCCGATACGGACTGAGCATTAAAGATGTTCAGCAGGTCGTTTCCACAGCGGTAGGCGGTATGAATGTCGGGGAAACTATTGAAGGTCTGGAACGCTATCCAATAAATGTTCGTTACCCACAAGACTACCGTGACTCTGTCATGAAACTTCAGAACTTACCGCTGGTGACTCCAAATGGTGCTCGTATCGCCCTCGCTGATGTCGCAGACATCCGCTATGAAGACGGCCCGCCGATGATCAAAACCGAAAATGCACGTCCTAATGGCTGTGTGTTTGTCGATATTGAGGGACGCGACCTTGGCTCCTACGTGGTCGAAGCACAACAAGCTGTCGCAGAACAACTGGTTATGCCCGCAGGCTACTCGCTGGCCTGGTCTGGTCAGTACGAATATATGGAGCGGGCGAAAGAGCGATTAAGCGTTGTCGTACCAATCACCATTGCAATCATAATGTTGCTGCTCTACTTCAGTTTCCGCCGTATAGGTGAAGTACTGATCATCATGTTGACTTTACCGCTAGCAATGGTCGGCGGCCTGTGGCTTATGCATTATCTCGGCTACAACTTCTCCATCGCCGTAGGTGTTGGATTTATTGCCCTTGCAGGTGTGGCCGTGGAGATTGGAGTCATCATGCTTGTCTACCTCAACCAGGCGTGGCACCACAAAAAGATTGATGCAGAAGAAAAGCAGCAGCCGCTACATCCTAAAGACCTGACGAATGCGATACGTGAGGGTGCAGGCTTAAGGGTACGTCCGGTCATGATGACCGTGCTGACCGTTATCATTGGTTTGATTCCAATCATGTATGGCGAAGGAACCGGCTCCGAAGTGATGCAGCGCATCGCCGCTCCCATGATTGGCGGCATGGCCTCAGCCCTGTTACTGACTTTGCTGGTACTGCCAGCCATCTTCAAGCTGTGGAAACAGCGCGAACTCAAACTCACTCAAAGATCAGAGAAGTAA
- a CDS encoding cupredoxin family protein: MKKTLITLALTMATGNVFAQMDHSTMNHDDMDHSQMNQNSTVMDHSNMDHSNMSGMVATSAVGMPAKGAKPDKVVHVLLSDDMKITFKKEVKIEPNDVVQFVIMNTGKINHEFTIGSVEEQLAHREMMKNMSGSHMHDSDNSVTVEPGKAKQMLWHFHGDNNVEFACNIPGHAEAGMVKKLKL; the protein is encoded by the coding sequence ATGAAAAAGACACTTATCACTCTCGCTCTAACAATGGCTACTGGTAACGTATTCGCTCAGATGGATCACTCCACTATGAACCATGACGACATGGACCATAGCCAGATGAATCAAAACTCCACGGTAATGGATCACTCAAACATGGATCACTCTAATATGAGTGGCATGGTGGCGACTTCGGCAGTAGGTATGCCAGCAAAAGGGGCGAAACCAGATAAAGTCGTGCACGTACTACTGAGCGACGACATGAAAATCACCTTCAAAAAAGAGGTGAAGATCGAACCAAATGATGTTGTCCAGTTTGTGATTATGAACACGGGAAAAATTAATCACGAATTTACGATAGGCTCGGTAGAAGAGCAGCTTGCTCACCGTGAAATGATGAAAAATATGTCAGGCAGCCATATGCATGATTCAGATAACTCTGTCACAGTCGAGCCGGGTAAAGCGAAGCAAATGCTTTGGCATTTCCACGGTGACAACAATGTAGAGTTTGCTTGTAATATTCCGGGTCACGCGGAAGCAGGTATGGTGAAAAAACTAAAACTGTAA
- a CDS encoding ferric reductase-like transmembrane domain-containing protein — translation MKTVRNSVWFIIAVVSVMWFMSEPQLLSSTQFFQWRSALIQYSGVISLALMSVAMVLALRLPLIEQWVNGMDKAYRVHKWLGISAVSLGVVHWLLYQVPKWLVESGVLDKPVKHSGAGPAGHNLVGWEVWIADLRDVGLSLGEWGFYLLLVLVAISLWTAVKYKPFKLSHRLMAAIYLMIAVHSVLLIKRAYWGEPIYYVSIAFALLGSAAAIYSLLGFVGRANRHSTTVKSTRFFPQARVMELVVTPTESWRGHKAGQFAYVRFGGEDPHPFTIASANGEPELRFLIKELGDFTTGLYNRIKPGDKVTLEGPYGRLEFDVTKPQIWVAGGVGIAAFFAILASLKERQSHQPVYLFYCARGLDSQLVDELWHVAHMADVQLRVIDTQVSPRLNAQRIVKQCGDLADYELYFCGPEAFSDALKQQLAAYRFDTEHRYHEELFVMR, via the coding sequence ATGAAAACGGTACGAAATTCTGTATGGTTTATTATTGCTGTCGTATCTGTCATGTGGTTTATGAGCGAACCGCAGCTACTGTCATCGACGCAATTCTTCCAATGGCGCTCAGCGCTCATTCAGTATTCGGGTGTGATATCCCTTGCTTTAATGTCTGTGGCCATGGTGCTGGCATTACGTTTGCCGTTGATTGAACAATGGGTAAACGGTATGGATAAAGCGTACCGGGTGCATAAGTGGTTAGGTATTTCCGCTGTGAGTTTAGGCGTAGTTCACTGGTTACTTTACCAAGTCCCTAAATGGCTCGTAGAGTCAGGTGTGTTAGACAAACCCGTGAAACATTCTGGAGCAGGACCTGCTGGGCATAACTTAGTAGGGTGGGAAGTTTGGATAGCGGATTTACGAGATGTCGGGCTAAGCCTAGGTGAGTGGGGCTTCTACTTGTTATTGGTTTTAGTTGCGATCTCTCTTTGGACAGCGGTGAAATATAAACCATTTAAATTGTCTCACCGATTGATGGCCGCCATCTATCTGATGATTGCCGTTCATTCCGTGCTGCTCATCAAGCGAGCATACTGGGGTGAACCGATTTACTACGTATCTATAGCCTTCGCGTTACTGGGTTCAGCTGCAGCTATTTATAGTCTGCTGGGTTTTGTTGGGCGGGCAAATCGTCACAGCACGACGGTAAAATCAACGCGGTTTTTCCCGCAGGCCCGTGTGATGGAGTTGGTGGTCACACCGACAGAATCCTGGAGAGGACACAAAGCCGGACAGTTCGCTTATGTACGTTTTGGCGGTGAAGACCCACATCCATTTACCATTGCGTCAGCGAACGGTGAACCTGAGTTACGCTTCTTGATTAAAGAGCTTGGTGATTTTACGACAGGTTTATACAACAGAATAAAGCCAGGTGATAAAGTCACGTTAGAGGGCCCTTATGGGCGATTAGAGTTTGATGTGACTAAACCTCAGATCTGGGTTGCAGGTGGGGTAGGGATTGCGGCTTTCTTCGCGATACTCGCTTCGTTAAAAGAGAGACAATCGCATCAACCAGTCTACTTGTTCTATTGTGCCCGAGGGTTAGACAGTCAATTAGTCGATGAGCTGTGGCATGTTGCTCATATGGCTGATGTTCAATTAAGGGTGATTGATACTCAGGTTTCCCCAAGACTGAATGCACAACGCATTGTTAAACAGTGCGGTGATTTGGCTGATTATGAACTGTATTTTTGCGGGCCGGAAGCCTTCTCGGATGCATTAAAACAGCAACTTGCAGCGTATCGATTTGATACTGAGCACCGTTATCATGAAGAACTGTTTGTGATGCGATGA
- the bla gene encoding class A beta-lactamase has translation MKKLFFLIALMVCSPLSLANKLHEDISLLEQEIDGRIGISIWNTHSDRHWNYRGDERFPLVGTFKTLACATMLYKMEAGTLKRNATAAVEEHKIVGWSPIMDQMTGQDVRIEHACEAAMLMNDNTAANLVLQQIGGPKSVTLFLRTLGDNSTRLDSLEPKVHDALPGENIDTTTPNAIVKTLETLIDGDALSYESRVQLKIWMQDNSVSDSLMRSLLPSDWSIADRTGSGENGSLGYNAVIWKENREPIYLSIYITDTELSLQATEQLAAHICQLILYRYRKLQ, from the coding sequence ATGAAAAAGCTATTTTTTTTGATTGCGCTTATGGTCTGCTCGCCTTTAAGTCTCGCAAACAAGTTACATGAAGACATTTCTCTTCTTGAGCAGGAAATTGATGGTCGTATCGGGATTTCTATCTGGAATACACACTCAGACAGACACTGGAATTATCGCGGAGATGAGCGCTTTCCTTTAGTCGGCACCTTTAAGACGTTAGCCTGCGCCACTATGCTGTATAAAATGGAGGCAGGCACTCTAAAAAGAAACGCCACGGCGGCAGTTGAAGAACACAAAATAGTAGGCTGGTCGCCAATTATGGATCAGATGACAGGGCAAGATGTTCGGATTGAACACGCTTGTGAAGCAGCCATGCTGATGAATGACAACACTGCGGCGAATCTGGTGTTACAGCAAATCGGCGGCCCGAAGTCCGTGACGCTTTTCCTTCGCACCCTTGGAGATAATTCAACACGGTTGGATAGCCTGGAACCGAAAGTACATGACGCGCTACCAGGGGAAAACATCGATACCACTACCCCCAACGCAATAGTAAAAACGTTAGAAACTTTGATAGATGGTGATGCACTGTCTTATGAGTCTCGTGTGCAGCTCAAAATTTGGATGCAGGACAACTCAGTATCGGATTCACTGATGCGGTCGCTGTTACCCTCAGATTGGTCGATTGCCGATCGTACAGGTTCGGGAGAAAATGGATCGCTTGGTTATAATGCCGTTATCTGGAAAGAAAACCGGGAGCCAATTTATCTCAGCATCTACATCACCGACACCGAATTGTCTCTACAAGCTACAGAACAGCTCGCCGCGCATATCTGCCAGCTTATTTTATACCGGTACAGAAAACTCCAATAA
- a CDS encoding ATP-binding protein — MKNQGKLFFFCGKMGAGKSTKSRIVAADNNAVLISEDDWLSAHYPTKIQTFDDYIKYSNLIKPFVKSHVQNLLNAGVNVVMDFPANTVRQRTWFTSLCLEVNSEHELWFLDLTDEQCLSNIAKRRVEQPERAKFDTEAVFYHVTQYFEVPTASENLRLVRVAGYA; from the coding sequence ATGAAAAATCAGGGAAAACTGTTCTTCTTCTGTGGCAAGATGGGAGCAGGTAAATCCACTAAATCTAGGATTGTAGCTGCTGATAATAATGCTGTCCTAATTTCAGAAGATGATTGGCTGTCTGCTCATTATCCTACGAAAATTCAAACGTTTGACGATTACATTAAATACTCAAACCTCATTAAGCCTTTCGTTAAAAGCCATGTTCAAAACTTACTTAATGCAGGTGTTAACGTTGTCATGGATTTCCCAGCTAATACCGTAAGACAAAGAACTTGGTTTACATCACTGTGTCTCGAAGTTAACAGTGAACATGAGCTTTGGTTTTTAGACTTAACAGATGAGCAATGTTTATCTAATATCGCTAAGCGTCGAGTTGAGCAACCAGAAAGAGCTAAGTTTGATACAGAAGCTGTATTTTACCATGTAACCCAGTATTTCGAAGTTCCAACAGCTAGCGAAAACCTCCGTTTAGTGCGTGTGGCAGGGTACGCATAA
- a CDS encoding glutathione S-transferase, translating to MFKLYYYPNNASLAPHFLLHHLNADYELLLVDKESNSQKSADYLKLNPAGRIPTLVVNEQPIFESPAICMHICELHPESDLMPSIGNPKRPLFYQWLAFLNNTLQAELMVRYYPHRHTNDEAAIPNVVAAQDDRIADALSIINDQLEHNEYLLGDTLTACDYFLFMLAEWSLPIEKSPLTFNHLAAYLNRLYANPTVKAVCDIEGIDLGPFKSYS from the coding sequence TTGTTCAAGCTTTACTACTATCCAAACAATGCGAGCCTGGCTCCTCATTTTTTGCTTCATCACTTGAATGCTGATTATGAATTATTGTTAGTTGATAAAGAGTCAAACTCTCAGAAATCGGCGGATTATCTTAAGCTCAACCCTGCTGGTCGAATTCCAACATTAGTTGTCAACGAACAACCAATTTTCGAAAGTCCAGCTATCTGCATGCATATCTGCGAATTGCACCCAGAATCAGATTTAATGCCATCTATAGGTAACCCTAAACGACCTTTATTTTATCAATGGCTAGCGTTTCTGAATAACACGCTGCAAGCAGAACTGATGGTTCGCTATTATCCTCATCGCCATACCAATGATGAAGCAGCTATTCCAAATGTTGTAGCGGCACAAGATGACAGAATTGCGGATGCACTATCCATTATCAACGACCAGCTTGAGCACAATGAATACTTGCTTGGTGATACGCTAACTGCATGCGATTACTTCCTGTTTATGTTAGCGGAATGGTCATTACCAATAGAGAAGTCACCGCTTACTTTCAACCATCTGGCTGCATATCTGAATCGGCTTTATGCAAATCCAACGGTTAAGGCTGTTTGTGACATCGAAGGCATAGATCTCGGACCATTTAAATCATACTCATAA
- a CDS encoding 6-phospho-beta-glucosidase yields MDKQLKITVIGGGSSYTPELIEGLLKHKNELPIGELWLVDIEDGREKVDIIAGLARRMIKKEGLDIKVHVTLDRRPALKNADFVCSQFRAGCLEGRIRDERISLKYGMIGQETNGLGGFANACRTIPITLEICRDMEELCPDAWLLNFTNPSGMVTEAVLKHTKVKAVGLCNVPVIMQKGVAQMLNAKEDDFIMQVAGLNHLIWARKILHEGQDKLGHVMNEILSGNDPLVPANIPPFKWPKDLLQNMGMIPCAYLRYYYTSDDIMQQEQHEADSEGTRGEVVKEMEKRLFDIYKNPDLAEKPKELEKRGGQYYSEAACELMASIYNDKRTIMHVNTRNNGTISELPDDCAVEVSSLITKNGPLPLNVAPFPSDTLRLIQLMKEFESLTVEAAVTGNLVAAKRGLILNPIVNTGTVLDEALRETVKENLDYMPQFRWMFEA; encoded by the coding sequence ATGGACAAACAACTAAAAATCACTGTGATCGGTGGCGGCTCTAGTTACACACCCGAGTTAATTGAAGGCTTATTAAAACATAAAAATGAATTGCCGATAGGTGAACTGTGGTTAGTCGACATTGAAGATGGTCGGGAAAAGGTAGATATCATTGCTGGCTTAGCTCGCCGTATGATCAAAAAGGAAGGCTTGGATATTAAGGTTCATGTAACGCTCGACCGCCGTCCTGCGCTGAAAAATGCTGATTTTGTCTGTTCTCAGTTCCGAGCAGGTTGTCTCGAAGGTCGTATTAGGGATGAACGTATATCACTTAAATATGGCATGATTGGCCAGGAAACCAACGGACTTGGTGGTTTTGCTAATGCGTGTCGCACAATCCCTATTACGCTGGAGATTTGCCGAGATATGGAAGAGCTGTGCCCAGACGCCTGGTTACTGAATTTTACCAACCCATCGGGCATGGTGACTGAAGCGGTTCTTAAACATACCAAAGTCAAAGCGGTTGGCTTGTGCAATGTCCCTGTCATCATGCAAAAAGGCGTAGCACAAATGCTGAACGCGAAGGAAGACGATTTCATCATGCAAGTTGCCGGATTAAACCACCTCATTTGGGCGCGTAAGATCCTGCACGAAGGGCAGGACAAACTGGGTCACGTAATGAATGAAATTCTCAGTGGTAACGATCCTTTAGTTCCTGCAAATATTCCTCCATTTAAGTGGCCAAAGGATCTGCTCCAAAATATGGGTATGATTCCTTGCGCTTACCTGCGTTATTACTACACCAGTGACGATATCATGCAGCAGGAGCAGCACGAAGCTGATAGTGAAGGGACTCGTGGTGAGGTCGTTAAAGAGATGGAAAAACGTCTATTTGATATATATAAAAATCCAGATTTGGCAGAAAAGCCTAAAGAGTTGGAAAAACGAGGCGGTCAGTATTATTCAGAAGCGGCTTGTGAACTCATGGCATCCATCTATAACGACAAGCGTACTATCATGCATGTCAATACGCGCAACAACGGTACGATAAGTGAGTTACCTGATGATTGTGCTGTCGAAGTCAGCTCCTTGATCACTAAAAATGGTCCACTACCGCTTAATGTTGCACCATTCCCAAGTGATACTTTGCGACTTATTCAGCTAATGAAAGAGTTTGAGTCACTGACTGTTGAAGCAGCAGTCACAGGTAACCTTGTTGCGGCTAAACGTGGCCTGATATTGAATCCTATCGTTAATACCGGAACTGTACTGGATGAAGCATTGAGAGAAACAGTAAAAGAAAACCTGGATTATATGCCTCAATTTCGCTGGATGTTTGAAGCATAA